In Hippoglossus stenolepis isolate QCI-W04-F060 chromosome 13, HSTE1.2, whole genome shotgun sequence, a single genomic region encodes these proteins:
- the LOC118120512 gene encoding histamine N-methyltransferase A codes for MAAEAKQTCYEGSAVQSFQFYLEQSGEHKAIVQSVHSLLPAEFKRIGEGKSGLDVLGVGSGGGEVDVQMLSLLQSTFPAVPITADIVEGSAALTENFKALVAKTTSLQKVQFAWHIMHSEDYEKQVKAKGDVKKFDFIHMIQMLYYVDSVADTIKFYHNLLKNNGTLMIIIETAHGGWDTLWKTFKKELCVDAITEYRSSAEVISCLKSQGLKYDEHIIPNTFDITECYDPNSTTGARMLNFMTQTKNFHQSFSQEVRTGILDLLRNKCSTVKDGRVMFNSNTSCILVHA; via the exons ATGGCTGCAGAAGCAAAGCAGACTTGTTACGAGGGCAGTGCAGTGCAAAGCTTCCAGTTCTACCTGGAACAGTCTGGAGAACACAAGGCCATTGTGCAGAGTGTCCACAGCCTCCTGCCAGCCGAATTTAAAAG AATTGGAGAAGGTAAAAGTGGTCTGGATGTTCTGGGCGTTGGAAGTGGTGGAG GGGAGGTGGACGTCCAGATGCTTTCTCTGCTGCAGTCGACATTCCCCGCTGTTCCCATCACCGCTGACATTGTGGAGGGCAGCGCGGCTCTCACAGAAAACTTTAAAG CTTTGGTAGCAAAGACCACCAGCCTTCAGAAGGTCCAGTTTGCTTGGCACATCATGCACAGCGAGGACTATGAGAAGCAAGTGAAAGCAAAGGGAGACGTGAAAAAGTTTGACTTCATACACATGATCCAG ATGCTCTACTATGTGGATAGCGTCGCTGACACTATCAAGTTCTACCACAACCTTCTGAAAAACAATGGCACACTCATGATCATCATTGAAACAG CCCACGGCGGCTGGGACACCCTGTGGAAGACGTTCAAGAAGGAGCTCTGCGTCGACGCCATCACGGAGTACCGCTCGTCAGCAGAGGTGATCTCCTGCCTGAAGAGCCAGGGCCTGAAGTACGACGAGCACATCATCCCCAACACCTTCGACATCACCGAGTGCTACGATCCAAACAGCACCACGGGGGCACGTATGTTGAATTTCATGACACAGACAAAGAACTTCCACCAGTCCTTCTCCCAGGAGGTCAGAACTGGAATCCTGGACCTCCTCAGGAACAAGTGCAGCACGGTAAAAGACGGCCGGGTGATGTTCAACAGCAACACGAGCTGCATACTGGTTCATGCCTGA
- the LOC118120086 gene encoding histamine N-methyltransferase: MVSLGGPAPCRGSSGRGSLSQAAHLRPQTVRDADSLGSARHSTCAMASPLKCLVDDDSRYLKSFQLFLERSSEHQCMQDFIHNTLPDILASVGGGKSHLNVIGVGSGAGEIDLQILSELRKKHPGVTVDNEVVEPSSQQLHNYKVLVSQKPELDFIKFAWNKMTSSEFEEHWKVKKTTKKADFIHMIQMLYYVKDPAATINFFQSLLDKNGKLIIILVSEMSGWGKLWRAFRHQLSYSEISQCVTTGDIRSLLDAKGVSYQNYELPSQMDITECFTEGDEKGELLLDFLTEVLDFSKTASSELKAGVLELLRHPDCSTESNGRVIFNNTLGVIVLDQLS, encoded by the exons ATGGTTTCTCTTGGAGGACCTGCTCCGTGCAGAGGAAGCAGTGGGAGGGGTTCTCTCTCTCAGGCTGCACATCTCAGACCTCAGACTGTTCGTGACGCAGACTCTCTCGGCTCTGCGCGACAT AGTACATGTGCCATGGCATCTCCACTGAAGTGTCTGGTTGACGATGATAGCAGGTACCTGAAATCCTTCCAGCTCTTTCTGGAGCGCTCCTCTGAGCATCAGTGTATGCAGGACTTCATCCACAACACGCTGCCAGACATACTCGCCAG cGTCGGAGGTGGAAAGTCCCATCTGAATGTCATCGGAGTTGGAAGTGGAGCCG GTGAGATTGACCTCCAGATTCTCTCTGAGCTGCGAAAGAAGCACCCAGGGGTGACTGTGGATAACGAGGTGGTGGAGCCCAGCAGCCAGCAGCTACACAACTACAAAG TTTTAGTGTCACAGAAACCAGAGCTGGATTTCATCAAATTCGCCTGGAACAAGATGACTTCCTCTGAGTTTGAGGAGCACTGGAAAGTGAAGAAGACGACAAAGAAAGCCGACTTCATCCACATGATAcag ATGCTGTACTACGTGAAGGATCCTGCAGCGACCATCAACTTCTTCCAGAGTCTCCTCGACAAGAATGGGAagctcatcatcatcctggTCTCTG AGATGAGTGGTTGGGGGAAGCTGTGGAGGGCCTTCAGGCACCAGTTGAGTTACTCAGAAATCAGTCAGTGTGTGACCACTGGAGACATCAGAAGCCTCCTGGACGCCAAGGGAGTGAGCTACCAGAACTACGAGCTGCCGTCTCAAATGGATATCACCGAGTGTTTCACTGAAGGGGATGAGAagggggagctgctgctggactttCTCACCGAGGTGCTGGACTTCAGTAAGACGGCCTCGTCGGAGCTGAAAGCCGGAGTCCTGGAGTTGCTCCGACACCCAGATTGCAGCACGGAGTCCAACGGCAGAGTCATCTTTAATAACACCCTGGGAGTGATAGTCCTAGATCAGCTCTCCTAA